The DNA window TCGGCATCCTCCCAGCCGCCCGCCTCGTAGTGCTCCAGAAATTCGCCGATGAGCTCCATCTTGTCGTCGTACGCCTCCGTCAGCTCCTCGAACCGGCGGGCCGCCGCGTCCGGCCGCGGGCCCCACGTGAAGAGCTCCGCCCCGTCGCTGGAAAACACCACGAGCTTCGGGATGCTGCGGCTTCCGTCCGTCAGGTACTGGTCCATCACGTCCAGATTCTCATCCCGGGGCAGGATGCGGAGCGACACCTGATCGGACAGGGCCGCCGCCTCCGCAATCACCGGGAGCAGGAACGCCGAATCGCCACACCACGGCTCGGTGAGCACCATCCAGAGCTGGGGCTCCTCGATGGCCGCCACGGCCTCACGGAGCGGCTCCGACGGGGCGTAGGCCTCGTGGACCTGCGCCTGCCGGTCCCAATTGTATTCGAGGTAGTGGTGCAGGCGCCGCGCCTCCGGATCGGTGTCGTCGGCGGGCGGCGTGTCCAGCCGTTCAGACCACGCCTCTCGGTACTCCTCGTATCGCAGCCCGTCGTGCGGACGGCCCTCGTCGAAAAAATCAGGCATCGGTGGGAAGACAAAAAGTTCGGGATCGCAGTGAATCGGGTCGCGCTCTTCGGGACCGCACGGCCGCCCGACGCGTGGGGCGCCGCTACAGCCAGCGACGCACCTTCGCCGCGAGGTAGCCGCCCGCCGCCAGGCCGGCCACCGTGAAGATCGACTGGCGGAGCGCCGAGGACTCGTCCTCGCCCGTGAGGGTTTCCTGTGCGGACTCCACCTGTTCTTCGATGGTGTCCTCCGCCTCGTCCGCGAGCCGCGCCCCAACCTCTCGGGCCTCGTCGGAGGCCTCGGCCGCCGCCTGGCGCACCGTTTCGCCGGCCTCGGTGCCCGCACGTCGGGCCTGCTCGGAAGCGCGCCGGGCCAGGTCTTCGGCCTGCTTGCGGAGGCCCGCCCCCTGTTTCTGGGCCTGATCGGCGAGGCGCCGACCGGTCTCTTCGGCACGGTTGCGGACGTCTTCGCCGGAGCGGGCGGCCCGTTCAGACAGGTCCGTCCCCACGCCGGTCGCTACGCGCTGGGCCTCGTCGATCAGGCGGCGCAGACGGCCACGGGCCTGCTCCGAAAGGCTGGGCGGCTGCGGCCGTGTAGCGCGGGCGGCCCCGTATCCGGCGGCCGCCCCCGCAAGTGAGGAGATCGTCAGTGCGAGGAACGGATGGCGCTGCACCCAGCTTTCGGCCTGCTTCTTGGCCTGCTGGGCCCGCAGGCGCGTCACCTCGGCCCGGAGCTCGTCGAGGAGGTCGTTCATTTCTTGTGCCGTCTTGTCCGCAGTCGACTCGTCGGATGGGGCGTCCGAAGACGCCTCCGAGGCATCGGTGCGGTCAATATCGGAATTGTCTGGGCTCATGGGCTGAAAGGGGTCGGAAGAGGGAATTGAAGTTGAATGAGAGCCGGGGACAAGGTCTCTTGGCTTCACGCCCGGCTGGGATCCTTCAGTCTCGGAGCATCACCCCGACGAACACGCCGACGCCGAACGCCCCGATCATCGTGGCCTTTTGGTGTTGCCGTACCCACGAACGGGCCATGTCCGTCGCGAGGGAGGACGACAGGCCGCCGGGCATCTCCATCTCATCCGCCTGATCCCAAGATGATGGATCGGGGTCCTCGAAGGGAGCCCCCGAAGACGTCGGGGAATCACCGGGCGCAGGATCAGTCGAAGGATTAGACATGAGCGTCTAAGCTTTTGGGAGAAAGGAGGTTGAGACGGAGTGGATTTAGAAGTTTCTGAGTCCCCGGGTGGGAACGAAGGCGCCAGCGGCGACTTTCGTCTAGGGCGCTCGTCCTGGGTCGAACCGCCCTCGGTTCGTGTCGTAGGAGAGAGCCATACCGAGGACCCGGCCTCAAATTTCCGTTCGGCGTCGTCACTCGGATTTGACTCGCACACCCTAAAAATGATTCCCCACTGGCGTCGATTTCTTCTCCTCTGCGTGCTGGCGGGGACGGCCTTGTCCCCGGCCCGGGCCCAACAGGAGGCCCCTCGGCCGGCGGACGCATTTGGGGGGGCGGTGGAGCTGTACCAGCAGCAGCTCTATCCGGACGCGGCCACGGCGTTCGCTACGTTTCGACAGGCCCACGCGTCCCACGTTGCGGCCCCGCAGGCCCTCTACCTGGAAGCGCGGGCCGCCCTGGCGCAGGGAGACGACGCGGGCACCCGACGCCTGCTCAGCCGGCTTCAACGCGAGTATCCGTCGCACCCGCGGGCCCGGACCGCCCGGCTCGGGCTGGCACAGTACTACCTGGATCAGGGGAATCCCGACCGGGCCAAGTCGCAACTCCAAACCATCGCGACGGCCCCCAGTCGCCCGGACGAGGGCGCGCAGGCCCTCTACCTCTTGGGCCGGACGGAGCAGAATCAGGGCAACCCCAACGCCGCCCTCCCCTACTTCAAACAGGTTTACTCCCGCTACCCCAACGCCGAGTTGGCCCCAGCGGCCCTGTACGCCCGGGGCGTCACTCAGGTGCGACTGGAGCGCTACGACCGGGCCACGGCCTCGTTCGAGCGGCTCGGCGAGCAATTTCCGGACTCCCCGTTTTCGGAAAACCTGGGCACCATTCTGGGCGAAGTGTACTACCGGGTTGGCCAGTACGAGAATGCCGCCACGGAGCTGCAGCGACGCCTTCCGGATCTCACCGGCTCCACTCGCGCCCGCACCCTGTTCCTGCTCGGCGAGACGTACAGTGCCCTCGGGCGCCGAGAGGACGCCACAACGCAGTACCGGTTGATTCTGGAGGAGCTGCCGAACAGCTCGTACACAACTCCTGCCCGCTACGGGCTCGCGTGGCAGCACTACAACGCGGGGCGGCACGCGGCCGCCGCCGAGGCCTTCGCGGCGGTGCGCGCAGCGGACCATCCGCTCGCCGACAGGGCAACGTACTACGAGGCCGCGAGTCGGGCCCTCACCGGCGCCCGGGCGGAGGCCCTGGAGCTGTACCGCACCTTCCTCGATCGGGCCGAGGCGGGTCCGCTGGCAACCGCGGCCCAGTACGAGGTCGGCCTGCTTCACTACCGACGGGAGCGCTACGACCGAGCGGCCTCGGCCTTCCGCGCCGCCACCCAACAGGCCTCGTCGGCGGGGCCGCGCGGCGAGGCATTCTACTGGCTCGGCAATGCCTACCTGGCGACCGACAATCTGGACTCGGCCCTAGATGCGTATACTGAGGCGATCGATCGGGGGGCCGCTCCCGAGTCGGTAACCGCCAAGGTGCGGTTCCAAAAGGCATGGTCCCTGTACCGCAACGGGCGCTACGGCGAGGCGGGCACGGAATTCCAGGCCCTCGCCGACGCTCACCCTGAAACGGCCCGGGGCCAGGAGGCGCTCTTCTGGGGGGGCGACACGTTCTATCAGCGGGAGCAATACGGAGCGGCCCGACGACAATTCCAGGCGTACCTGGACACCAGCCCGGACGCACCGCAGCGAGCGGGCGCGCGGTACGCCCTTGCCTGGACGTATTTCAAGCAACGTCGCTTCGAGCCCGCCGCCCGGTCGTTTCGCCGGTTTCTGGACGTGTACGACAGGGACTCCATGTCCGACGTCCCGTACCGGCAGGACGCCCGCCTTCGATTGGCGGACTGCTACTTTGCCCTCAAGCGGTACGACGACGCCCGGGCGGCGTACGACCGCGTCGACGGGGCAGGCGTCGAGTACGCGCTCTACCAGGGAGGGCGGGCCCTGTACTACGCGGGCCAACCGGGCGCCGCCCGCGATCGCCTCCGTCGCTTCGTCGACGACTTTCCCGACAGTCCCCTCCGCCCCGATGCGCTGTACCGCCTCGGGGACATTCACTTCCAGGAACAGCGCTACGAGGCCGCCCGGGACGCCTTCACTCAACTGCTCGACGATCACCCCGAGACGGCCCGTGCCGCCGAGGCCCAGTACGCGATCGGGGACACCCACTACAACGCGGGCGAGATGAAGGACGCTGTGCAGGCCTACCGCGCCGTCCTCGAAACCTATCCCGAAAGCCCCTCCGCCAGTGAGGCGGCCTCCAGCCTCTTCTTTGCCCTCAACGCCGCGGGCCAACAGGATCGCGCCGACAAGCTCATCGCGGCGATCGCAAACCGCGTGCCGGACGCCAACATGGAGGACCGCCTGCGCTACCACCGGGCCCGGGCCGCGTACCAGCGCGGCGACTCGAAGCGGGCCCTCCGCCTCTTCCGCACGTTTGTGCGCACAACCTCCACCGAGGCGCGCGTGCCGGACGCGTATTACTATCTCGGGCTCTTGTACGCCGACACCGACCAGTACGAGGAGGCCAAAAACTACCTCCGGCAACTCACGGACCAGTACCCCGACAGCGAATACCTCTCGGATGCCAGCCTTCGGCTCGGGGAGATTTACCTCGAGGAAGGGGCCAACGAGCAGGCCGCGGCGGCCTACCGCACCGCCGCCGAGCAGGACGACACCCGGGACGAGCTGCGGGCCCAGGCCCGGTACGGCCAGAGCCAGGCCCTCCTGCAGCTCGGCCGCACCAGCGCGGCCGACACCCTCCTGTCCCAGATTCTGGAGGCCGAGCCCCAGGGCCCCCTCCGAAATGCCGCGCGGCTCGGCCTCGGACGGGTTCGAGAGGAGCAGGGGCGCACCGACGAGGCGCTCGACCTCTACCGGCGTGTCATTCGCGCGTCGGATGGGGAAACCGGCGCCGAGGCGCTGTACCGCCTCGGGCGGCAGCTTCGGCGGCAGGGAAATCCCCAGACCGCCATCCGTGAACTGGAGCGCATGCCGTCCCTCTTCGCCGGACACCCCGAGTGGGAGGCCCGGGCGCTGCTCGAACAGGCCCGGGCGTACCGCGCCCGGGGCGAGACCGGCCAGGCCGTTCAGCTGTACGACGAGGTGCAGCAGGCCTACGGCGGCACTCCGTTTGCCGAGACGGCCCGGGAAGAACAACAGGCAATTGAATCGTAGCGGGCCGCCGCCTCCCGCCTCTCACTCTCGCTGTAATCTCTTCTTGGCTCTCCCGTATGCGCACTCTTCGTCTCGGGCCCGTGCCCATGCGTTCCCGTCTCATCGGCCTCTGCCTCACCGGGATGGTCCTCCTCTTGATCGCTCCGCCCGTGCAGGCCCAGCAGACCGACACGACACAGCTCCCCGAAATCGCCCCGCGGGAGATCGAAATTCGGGGCGAGCGCCAGATCGCCCTTCCCTCCCTGGAGCGCCAGCCCCTGACCGGCTTCACGACGCCCCCTGCGGTCCCGACCGTGCCGCCGGACCATCGCCCGTATACCGGCACCTACGACCAGCCCCTGGACGGCCTTCCCGAGAGCCTGCCGGTCCCCGAATCGGTCGCGTCGTCGATGGCCCCCACCGCCGAGCCGGCTCAGGGCTACCTGGAGGGCGGCAGCGGCCGGTACTTTAGCCGGTTCTTCGAGGGGCGGGTTGGGGTGCCGGTGTCGCCCCGCAGTCGCCTCTCCGTGCACGGCGCGTACACGGGCACCGAGGCGGACCCGAACGACGACGTCGCCGAGGCCCGCGTGCGTCTTCAACACACGCAGGACGCCGTTCGGGTCGACGCAATGGCGCACGGCAACGTGCAGCGGTACGCCCTCTACGGCGCCTCTCCCCTCAGGCCATCCATCGCCGAAGTCCCCGACCGGGAGAGCTACTCGGCCGGCGGCGCGGTGCAGGTCCGCCGCACAACCCCGAATGCCCCGGCCCGGGCGACGGTGCGCTACGACCAAACCGAATATACCTCTCACTTTGATCCTGCCACCTCGGAGCAGACCTACAGCCAGCAGCAGCTGGGCCTCCGTGGATCGGCGACGGCCCCGGTTCCCTACCGGCCCCGCGTGCAGGCCCAGTACCGACGATCGTGGTTGGGGGAGGACCCGCAGACCCAAACCGCCTACGACGCGGACGTCAGCGGCACGGTCTCGTACTCCCCGATCGAGTCGGTGTCTATCGAGGCCGGCGCCGCCGTCCTCGCCTTCGACACGCCCGCTCGGCCGGCCCGGTCGAACGCCGGATCGGTGGGCGCGACCTTCGTCGCACCCGTCGTAGACGCCGAGTGGCGGGTTAATGGCGGAACCCGGCTCTTTCTTCGCAATCAGCCCCGGCTCGGCGATACGGCCCTGGATGCACTCTACGCCACCAACCCGTACGCCCAGCACGCCCCCTCTCTCCGCCCCACCCTCGAAACGACCCACGCGGAGGGGGGCCTCACCCTCACGCGCGGCCCGGTGCGGATGAAGGCCGCCGCGGGGTACCGGTACGCCCCAACCTACCGGTACTTCAACCGCGCCGGCCAGGGCGCCTACCAGGGGCTGTATCGGGTTCGGTACGATGCCGCCCGCATTCTGGAGGGCCGGGGGGAGGTGGCCCTGCAGGGCGTCGACGGCGTGCAGGCCTCCCTGGGCCTGTCGGTGCGGGACGGGACGCTTCCCGACGTGGACGGCCCCATTCCGAACTTTGCCGCCGTCACCGCGGACGCCCTCGTCACGGTCTCATTCGCAGGGGGCGACGGCTTTTTGAAGGCCCACGGGGAGTTTCACGGGCCGCGCGACGCCGGCCTCGCCCGCACCGTTCGGCTTGACCCATACGTCTCCATCGACCTCGAAGGCACCTACGCCGTGGGGGCGGACCTCGAGCTCGTGGCCCGCGCCGAGCAGCTCTCGCCGGACTCGCCAACCCTATGGGCAAACTATCCGCAGCCCGTCGCCGAGCTCTCGGTGGGCCTGCGGCTGCAATGGTGATCCAGTCCGGACGCGTCGGGGGGCGGCGTCCTCAGGCCCTCGGATTTTATGTTGCGCCCCACGAACGTATTTTTAGGGTGACCCTCGGACCACTCCCGCTCATTCATTCTCCCACGTTCGTCATGGAGTCCCCTTCCGCCGAAGACGTCATCGAGGCGTTCACCGACGTGGTCCAGGATCAACTGGACACCGGAAACGCCGTAGAGGTGCCGGGCCTCGGCACGTTTTCCGTTGAGCACCGCCCGAGCGGGGTGCAGGAGGAGGACGGCGTTCGTCGTCTCGCCCCGCCCCGCAACGAGGTCGTCTTCACCCCAGAACCGGGCGCGTGACTCCTTCATCACTTGCAGACCCCCATGCCCACATCCATCATCCCCCTCCTCGCGGAGCGGCTCGACATTCCGGAGGACCAGGTCCGCCCCCTGCTGAGCACCATGGTGGAGGAGCTCCGCCAGCGCGCCGCGTCCGATGGCGTTCAGCTGTCCGGGCTCGGCACGTTTCGGGAGGACGGCGACGCCCTCACCTTCGACCCCAGCCCGGCGCTGCAACGACGCGTCAATCGGCCGTACGAGGGCCTCTCCGCGGAGTCCCTCTCCCCTGAAGCCGAGCCCGACCCGTCCTCCGCCCAGGATCCCTCCGAGGAGGCCGCGCCGTCCCCGGCGTCGGACGCCGATCAGGACGAGGACCTCGCGCAGGACCGCCCCCCGGCCCAGCCCAACGCCGACACCCGCTCCCCGGACTCTTTCACGATCCTCAGTGGCGTGCTCGCGGCCCTCTTCCTTGCCGGGGCCGGATGGTTCGTGGTCACCCAGACAAACGTGTTGGGCCCGACCCAGAACCCGCCCCCCACGGCCACCGAGACGCCGGCCGACCAGACCGGGCGTAACGCCACCGCGGATTCCGCCTCTGACTCCCAGTCTGTCGACTCGACGGTCCCCGAGGACGAGGCCTCGGACGTTCGGGACTGGACCATCGTCGTGGCCTCCAGCTCCTCCCGCGGCGGTGCACAGGAGGCCGCGGACCGGTATGCCTCCCAGTTTGACTCCGTCGCCGTCGTGTCCGGAACGGTGGACAATACGACGTGGTACCGCGTGACGATTGGGCGGTATGCCTCCGAGTCGACCGCCGAACGCGTCCTCTCCGAGCGGGCCGATGCCCTCCCGTCGGACGCGTGGACCCACCGCCTCGAATAGCATTTCTCGAACCGACCCCGTCTCGCCCCTGTGCCTTCTTCTTTGCTGACCGCCGCGACCGTCCTCCCTCAACAGGTGGACACCACGGCCCTCGACACCACCCAAACCGCATCGGGGCAGGCCTCCTCCCTCCTCGATATTCTGGTGCTGGGGGGGTGGGTGATGGTGCCACTGGTGTTGCTTTCCCTGCTCACCATCTACCTGCTGGTGGAGCGGCTCATCACGATCCGACAGGCCGCCTCCGACCCCGAGGCCATTACCGATCGGGTGCGCGAGTTCGTGCGCAGCGGCAACGTCGAGGCCGCCATCCAGTACTGTGAGGAGAAGAACGTGCCCATCACCCGCATTCTGCAGCAGGGCCTCGAGCGCCTGGGGCGGCCGATCTCCGAGATTCAGGACGCCGTGCAGGCCGCGGGCAAGCACGAAACCTTTGACTTGGAGAAGCGGACGAACCTGCTCGCCAGCATCGCCGGCATTGCGCCCATGCTCGGCTTCTTCGGGACGGTGGTCGGCATGATCCGGGCGTTCCAGCAGATCCAAAACCTGCAGGGGAACGTGAACCCCTCCGTACTGGCAGGGGGGATTTGGGAGGCCCTGATCACGACCGCGGCGGGCCTGCTGGTCGGCATCCTGGCGCTCTTCTCGTACAACTACCTCATGGGGCGCATCCGGCGCCTATCGAACGACATGGAGCGCTCCGCCACGGACTTCATTGACCTACTGCAGGAGCCCGTCTCGCCGGAGCGGTCCGAGGAGCTGCCGTCGTAAACCTGCGCCTGCGCCGCCCCTCTCGTTGACCAACCGCCCGCGCCGCCATGCCGCTCGACTTCTCCCCTTCCCGCGAGCCGATGACAACCTTCAGCCTCGCGGGCATGACGGACGTCGTCCTGCTCCTCCTCATTTTCTTCCTGCTCACCTCGAGCTTCATCCCGCAGATGGGGATTCAGGTAAACCTGCCCCAGGTGGACAGCGCGTCGCCCGTGTCGGAGCAGTCGATTACCGTGTCGCTCACAAAAGACGGCAACTACTACGTGGCCGGCTCGCCGGTGCCGCAGGCGCGCCTCGTGAGCGAGCTGCGCGCCCGCCGGACCGATCAGCAGTTCCTCATCATGCGGGCCGACCAGGAGGCCCGGATCGGCCAGTTCGCGACGGTTGCGTCCGCGGCTCAGGCCCTTAACATGCGTGTGCTCGTGGCGACGGAACGGGCCGGGCAGTCGCGGTAGCTGTGGCGCTTGTTCTGGACCCGTACTCTCGCCGACACGCCCCGAAGGTGTGATCACGCCGTGGTCGAGGGGACTGACGGCGGTCGTGGTCGGGTTCGGGACGTCAGCCGAGGGGCCCGTGTAGGTCAGCCGCCCGGTGTCCGTGTTAACGTCAAAAACCGAAATGGCATCCGCCCGGCGGTTGGCGACGAGAAGATGGCTCCCTTCGGGCACTCGGCATCTCATCCGTGCCACCACTCCCGATCCAGCGAGCGGTACTGAATGGCCTCCGACACGTGCTCGGCCCGAATCGATGCGCTTGCCTCCAGGTCGGCCACGGTCCGGGCCACCTTCAGGATGCGCGTGTAGCCGCGGGCACTGAGGCCAAGCCGGTCGGAGGCCGTGCGCAGTAGGTTCTGCCCTGCATCGTTGAGCGCGCAGTGCTCCTGCACCCGCTGGGCATCCATCTGGGCATTGCTGTAGAGGGCCTCCACCGCCCCAAACCGCTCCGACTGCCGCTCTCGGGCCTGCACCACCCGCTTTCGTACGGCAGCGGACGACTCGCCGGTCCGCTCGGCGCTCATCGCATCGAAGTCCACCGGCGCCACCTCCACGTGCAGGTCGATCCGGTCCATGAGGGGCCCGCTAATTTTGCCGAGGTACCGTTGCACCTGGGCGGGCGTGCAGACGCACTCCTGATTCGGGTCGTTGAGGTGCCCGCACGGGCACGGGTTCATCGAAGCGATGAGCATGAAACGGGCCGGGTAGGTGACGGTCGTCTCCGCCCGGCTGATCGTGATGCGCCCCTCCTCCATCGGCTGGCGGAGGACCTCCAGGACCCGCCGCTGAAACTCGGGCAGTTCGTCGAGGAACAGGACGCCGTTGTGGGCAAGGGAGATTTCGCCGGGGGTCGGATGGGCGCCGCCTCCACAGAGACCCGCGTCGGAAATGGTGTGGTGCGGGGCCCGAAACGGGCGCGTGGCGAGGATGCCGTGGTCGGACGCGAGTTCGCCGCTGACGGAGTGAATCTTGGTCGTTTCGAGCGCCTCGTCGGTACTGAGCGGCGGCAGGATCGTGGGCATGCGGCGGGCGAGCATGGTTTTGCCCGAGCCGGGCGGACCGACCATGAGCGCGTTGTGGCCGCCGGCCGCCGCCACTTCGAGGGCCCGCTTTACGTTTTCCTGGCCCCGCACGTCGCTCAGGTCGCGTCGGTACTGGCGCGCCTGGTCGAAGATCGCGTCCAGATCGTTCGTGTAGGGCTCCGGCGCCGCCGGGCTGTGGGGATCGTGCAGAATGTCAGACGCGTCGGTGACCGTCTCCACCGGGTAGACCCTGAGGTCGTCCACCACGGCGGCCTCCGCGGCGTTCTCGGCGGGGACGAGCACGCCCTCGTACCCTTCCTCCCGCGCCTTCATCGCCATCGGCAGCACGCCGTTGACGGGACGCACGGTGCCGTCC is part of the Salinibacter ruber DSM 13855 genome and encodes:
- a CDS encoding ExbD/TolR family protein, which encodes MPLDFSPSREPMTTFSLAGMTDVVLLLLIFFLLTSSFIPQMGIQVNLPQVDSASPVSEQSITVSLTKDGNYYVAGSPVPQARLVSELRARRTDQQFLIMRADQEARIGQFATVASAAQALNMRVLVATERAGQSR
- a CDS encoding HU family DNA-binding protein, with product MESPSAEDVIEAFTDVVQDQLDTGNAVEVPGLGTFSVEHRPSGVQEEDGVRRLAPPRNEVVFTPEPGA
- a CDS encoding YifB family Mg chelatase-like AAA ATPase; protein product: MLSQVWSSTTHGVEALPVELETNVASGMRGLSVVGLPRAAVRESFDRVRAALENNDIPVEWGRITINLAPADVPKESAAFDLPMAVGWVAASGTTVTADVLDRYWLTGELALDGTVRPVNGVLPMAMKAREEGYEGVLVPAENAAEAAVVDDLRVYPVETVTDASDILHDPHSPAAPEPYTNDLDAIFDQARQYRRDLSDVRGQENVKRALEVAAAGGHNALMVGPPGSGKTMLARRMPTILPPLSTDEALETTKIHSVSGELASDHGILATRPFRAPHHTISDAGLCGGGAHPTPGEISLAHNGVLFLDELPEFQRRVLEVLRQPMEEGRITISRAETTVTYPARFMLIASMNPCPCGHLNDPNQECVCTPAQVQRYLGKISGPLMDRIDLHVEVAPVDFDAMSAERTGESSAAVRKRVVQARERQSERFGAVEALYSNAQMDAQRVQEHCALNDAGQNLLRTASDRLGLSARGYTRILKVARTVADLEASASIRAEHVSEAIQYRSLDREWWHG
- a CDS encoding thioredoxin family protein, with amino-acid sequence MPDFFDEGRPHDGLRYEEYREAWSERLDTPPADDTDPEARRLHHYLEYNWDRQAQVHEAYAPSEPLREAVAAIEEPQLWMVLTEPWCGDSAFLLPVIAEAAALSDQVSLRILPRDENLDVMDQYLTDGSRSIPKLVVFSSDGAELFTWGPRPDAAARRFEELTEAYDDKMELIGEFLEHYEAGGWEDADAELAERLQAAVGSSPSVVDE
- a CDS encoding tetratricopeptide repeat protein; this encodes MIPHWRRFLLLCVLAGTALSPARAQQEAPRPADAFGGAVELYQQQLYPDAATAFATFRQAHASHVAAPQALYLEARAALAQGDDAGTRRLLSRLQREYPSHPRARTARLGLAQYYLDQGNPDRAKSQLQTIATAPSRPDEGAQALYLLGRTEQNQGNPNAALPYFKQVYSRYPNAELAPAALYARGVTQVRLERYDRATASFERLGEQFPDSPFSENLGTILGEVYYRVGQYENAATELQRRLPDLTGSTRARTLFLLGETYSALGRREDATTQYRLILEELPNSSYTTPARYGLAWQHYNAGRHAAAAEAFAAVRAADHPLADRATYYEAASRALTGARAEALELYRTFLDRAEAGPLATAAQYEVGLLHYRRERYDRAASAFRAATQQASSAGPRGEAFYWLGNAYLATDNLDSALDAYTEAIDRGAAPESVTAKVRFQKAWSLYRNGRYGEAGTEFQALADAHPETARGQEALFWGGDTFYQREQYGAARRQFQAYLDTSPDAPQRAGARYALAWTYFKQRRFEPAARSFRRFLDVYDRDSMSDVPYRQDARLRLADCYFALKRYDDARAAYDRVDGAGVEYALYQGGRALYYAGQPGAARDRLRRFVDDFPDSPLRPDALYRLGDIHFQEQRYEAARDAFTQLLDDHPETARAAEAQYAIGDTHYNAGEMKDAVQAYRAVLETYPESPSASEAASSLFFALNAAGQQDRADKLIAAIANRVPDANMEDRLRYHRARAAYQRGDSKRALRLFRTFVRTTSTEARVPDAYYYLGLLYADTDQYEEAKNYLRQLTDQYPDSEYLSDASLRLGEIYLEEGANEQAAAAYRTAAEQDDTRDELRAQARYGQSQALLQLGRTSAADTLLSQILEAEPQGPLRNAARLGLGRVREEQGRTDEALDLYRRVIRASDGETGAEALYRLGRQLRRQGNPQTAIRELERMPSLFAGHPEWEARALLEQARAYRARGETGQAVQLYDEVQQAYGGTPFAETAREEQQAIES
- a CDS encoding SPOR domain-containing protein, producing the protein MPTSIIPLLAERLDIPEDQVRPLLSTMVEELRQRAASDGVQLSGLGTFREDGDALTFDPSPALQRRVNRPYEGLSAESLSPEAEPDPSSAQDPSEEAAPSPASDADQDEDLAQDRPPAQPNADTRSPDSFTILSGVLAALFLAGAGWFVVTQTNVLGPTQNPPPTATETPADQTGRNATADSASDSQSVDSTVPEDEASDVRDWTIVVASSSSRGGAQEAADRYASQFDSVAVVSGTVDNTTWYRVTIGRYASESTAERVLSERADALPSDAWTHRLE
- a CDS encoding MotA/TolQ/ExbB proton channel family protein, whose translation is MPSSLLTAATVLPQQVDTTALDTTQTASGQASSLLDILVLGGWVMVPLVLLSLLTIYLLVERLITIRQAASDPEAITDRVREFVRSGNVEAAIQYCEEKNVPITRILQQGLERLGRPISEIQDAVQAAGKHETFDLEKRTNLLASIAGIAPMLGFFGTVVGMIRAFQQIQNLQGNVNPSVLAGGIWEALITTAAGLLVGILALFSYNYLMGRIRRLSNDMERSATDFIDLLQEPVSPERSEELPS